From the genome of Salmo salar chromosome ssa29, Ssal_v3.1, whole genome shotgun sequence:
ggagtgcgtgctacgagtgggtgctgctatggtgaccagtgagctgaggtaaggcggggttttacctagcagggtcttgtagataacctgtagctagtgggtttggcgatgagtatgaagcgagagccaaccaacgagagcaaaaggtcgcagtggtgggtagtgtatggggctttggtgacaaaacggatggcactgtgatagactgcatccaatttgttgagtagagtgttggaggctattttatagacgacatcaccgaagtcgaggatcggtagggtggtcagttttacgagggtatgtttggcagcatgagtgaaggatgctttgttgcgatataggacttatatatatatatatatatatatatatactatatatactatatatatacttatataggaccaacttaatgatggtgttggtttcgtgcctggccatgcagtcatgagtgaacagggagtacaggaggggattgagcacgcacccctgagggtccccGTGTTAaagatcagcgtggtggatgtgttgttatccACCCTTATAACCTggtgggcggcccgtcaggaagtccaggatccagttgcagagggaggtgttaagtcccagggtctTGATCTGAACATTAATTAGGCCTACTCATTGGGTGAGTAGAAAATTGATTCAGAATGTCTGAATATTTAGACTAGAGTAAATGCAGGTAGAATACCTCCAAATGAAGACATTATTATAAATATAGTGAGGAAAGCTTTTTAGACATGTCCTCCTGTTTAGTCTAGCTTTCCTAattggatcctaataaaataccaaataccaagtTTGACAAGCAATGGTATGTGTATTCCATTATCATAGGCTATATGCTTATGCCATTATCATAGGCTATATTTGTATGCATATCAAACCGCTATGCAGGTATGCAGTGAAGGGTAGTCCTACAGTGAAGTGAAGACATCCGGAAGGGGAAATATAAACCTTGATGTGTGCCGCCCTCTATTGGTCAATGATCATCAATGCGTTTGTGATGAAACTTTAATCAAAGCCAACttcaatgtaaatgtaatataattATGCCAATGCCAACAAATGTGTTATAGACACAATTGTTGTGGGTTCCCTCAATTAAAATGTCCCCAGTAAAGATGTTTTGTATGGGGAGTTTTGGTCTTGGTAGTCTCCAATAATGAGATTGTGAGCAAGCAACTGTATTTGAAATGGCCATTTAATTCACTAGCAAACAAGTGTGCTAAATATCAAGGGActatatattttttgaaaaattaattcagtgggtgtggcTTGATCAGGTGGTTTTCGAATGTAATCCTATGAAAACGAAAGTAGGCTACTTTGAGGAAATAGATTTACAACGACGGGCCTTTTACTTGATAGAATTCTCACTAAACCGTTCTCAAAATGTCGAGATCATCTGTACTGAAAATAAAAAGTGCAAACGCAGTGAAGGTAAGCACTAACTAATGCATATGTTGTTAATAAGTGTTAAGCGTTCATTTAGCCGTTGCTTTTGGCATCTCCacgatgtagctagctaacgttagctacattaGTTTAGCTTCGATGCAACTCTCTTGGTTGCATCGAAGCTATATGTAGCCTAAATCACGTCAATGGACCGAGAAACCTCGCTAGCGTTAATTGGGCTAAATGTTTTTTCTTACATAATGTTACCATTTAACTGTGCGCGAGTGGTTGCATAAGAATACCTATAGGTTATAACTAAACTTGTTTCTTGCGATATGGCCTGAAAGGCAAATAACTTGttacattttgttctgttacgcACAGCCGTTGTTAGTTGGAAAAATCCCTAGTCATTCTGCCAGACAGCCATTACTTATGCAAAAGCGAAAGCAAAACAAAACGGGCAAAAACGGTTTCACTGGTTTACTCGATTGAGGGGGCGTTCCAGGCTGTCTGAGTTTAGGTGTGTAAAGGTAGTTTACAATAGATTACACAATGATGACACACTGATCCTTATGTGCTTGTGAGTTTAAGTTATTTTGTAGTATGAGTTTAGTACACTTATTTCCACATGAACCATCATACAGCCAAAGTCTGctttccaaacacttaaaagacacactcTCAgacctcaaattaagtggacacttctgatgacgtgttatgacgtctgacgagtatacacttcCTGGGCAAGGtaggaaggaatgatttttaaatggaccgccCTTGCCCGGAAATTCGTCAGTCGTTCATCCCgagatgattgtgttttcagccaaaTTAATCAGCTAAAGCCTGCCTAtctggaacttctgaagaaggaaaatgttttatttctacaatttccaaaagataaccaaacaaaaacaattaCTTTTTATAAGACTTGcttgtgcattagtagcacaatttttGTAAACTTatttacattttgtttttacttacacttgtatgttgactctaTATTGCTACGacgtgaacataattgtacactcgcaaactcCATTTAAAAAAACGAGGGCTGTGGGGCTTaggttgcaaacttcccttgcctggctaatcatttggaccgacGACAAATATGGCTGCGGgcattcccccaagggcataaggcgagggtaagtggacgagggtgtgtctttttATGAGTTTGAAACGCAGCCAAAGTATCTTCTTTTCATCCCTTCACCTTAGGTGGAGAACTTCCGCCAGTCTCTGTATCAACAGGTTAGTATGTGTTTGCCTTATTGTGTTATCAGATGTCTGCTGGTGCAATTGCATTACCATTGGAAGTAGAAAGGGACATGCCGTTGTGGCATAATGGTGTAGTTAGTTCTTACctatttctgttgtttttttaGGCAGAGGATCTGTTTTCAAACTACATCCCATTGAAGATCACCCAACTGGACAACCTGCTGAAGGTAGGCCTCATTGGTTAGGTCACATCCCATGTATCACTGTCTGCCCCCACATTGTGAAATTAACCTTCCTTTTCATCCTTCATATCTTGTCCAACCGTCTCTACCTACTTACCTACTTtcctctcatctatctctctctccctcttctctcttcctctcctttatCCCTCCCGCTCTTCCTCCATCCCGCTCTCTTTTCCATCTCTCTTCCAGGAGGAGGATCTCAGCATCACAGACCTGTCCACTCTCCATGCTCCTCTAGACATCCCTATACCAGACCCTCCTACTCCAGAGGATGAGGTGACTGGCTATCATGCTCTTCTAACCAAATACAAAATctgttcccaaatggcaccctattcactatttttgtgaacttcttttgaccagggcccattgggttACCcacagggctctgttcaaaagtagccCACTATATAGGCAactgggtgctatttgggacacattccatatacactgaacaaaaatataaacgcaacaagtgttggtcacatgtttcatgagctgaaataaaaattcccagaaatgttccatgcgcATGAAAAGCTTATCTCAAATTGtgcactccccccccccccccccttcccatccctgttagtgagcatttctcctttgccaagataatcaatctacctgacaggtgtggcatatcgaaaagctgattaaacagcatcattacacaggtgcaccttgtgcttgggacaataaaaggccactctaaaatgtgcagctttgtcacacaacacaatgccacagatgtttcaagttggTGTGCAAATGACATGTTGActtcaggaatgtccactagagctgttgccagataattgaatgttcatttctctaccataagcctctttagagaatttggcagtacgttcaaccggcctcacaaccacagaccacgttaTATGACGTTGTGTGGGGGAGGGGTTTGCTGATGTgaacagtgccccatggtggggttatggtatgggcagacataagctacggacaacgaacacaattgcattttatcgatggcaatttgaatgcagagagatacagtgacgagttcctgaagcccattgtcgtgccattcatccatcgcctcatgtttcagcatgataatgcacagccccatgtcgcaaggctctgtacacaattcttggaagctgaaaatgtcccagttcttccatgcccTGCATgctcagacatgtcaccctttgagcatgtttgggatgctctggattgacgtgtatgacagcgtgttccaattcccttcattatccagcaacttcacacagccattgaagaggagagtttcaacattccacaggccacaatcaacagcctgatcaactctatgcgaaggagatgttgcgctgcatgaggcaaatggtggacacaccagatattgactggttttctgattgacgcccctacctttttgattttttttttttttaaggtgtctgtgaccaacaggtgcatatctgtatttccagtaatgtgaaatccatagattagggcctaattcatttatttcaattgactgatttccttatatgaactgtaactcagtaaaatctttgaaattgttgcatgttgtgtttttatatttttcttcagtatagaGCCACAGGATTGAATGGTTTGACTTACTTGACTATAACCGCTTGGCACAATTGGGAGCATAGGGCATCCACCATGATGCTCCACCTCACTGTCTTCTGTGCGAGGGCTTTTGTCTCTAGCCAGGAGATCCCCCACTTTACTCAGTTCCTGTAGAGTGGAGCGTCTCCAGTTGGTTTTTGTCCTTTTCTGCTGGGGAAAGCATTTAGGTTTGAATAGCAGTTAGCTCATTCATTATAATAGTAgcatatacagtgtattcagaccccttgatttccccccccccacacacattttgtttccccctcatcaatctacacactatcccataattacaaagaaaaaacattctttatttttttaaatgtttgcaaattgatgaaaaataaaaaaactgaacacatttacattagtattcgaaccctttacccagtactttgttTGTATTCGgaccctttacccagtactttgctgaagcacttttggcagcgattacagcctctagtttttttgggtatgacgctacaagctttgcacacctgtatttggggagttccttacattcttctctgcagatcctctcaagctctgtcaggttggatggggagcgtcgctgcacagctattttcaggtctctctagggatgttcgatcgggttctggctgggccactcaaggacatggagacctgtcccgaagccactcctgcgttgtcttcgctgtgtgcttagggtctttgtcctgttggaaggtgaaccttcgccccagtctgaggtcctgagtgctctggagcaggttttcatcaaggatctctctgtactttgctccgttcatctttccttcgatcctgactagtctcccagtccctgctgctgaaaaacatccccacagcatgatgctaccacccccatgcttcaccgtatggatggtgccaggtttccttcagatgtgATGCTTAGTATTCAGGACAAATAgtgcaatcttggtttcatcaatccagagaatcttgtttcgcaTGAtcagtcctttaagtgcctttttggAAAActtttgtctggccactctaccatgaaggcctgattggtggtatgttgcagagatggttgtccttctggaaggtactctggagctctgtcagagtgaggcccttctcccctgattgctcagtttgaccaggctcccagctctaggaagagtcttggtggctccaaaattcttccatttaagaatgatggaggccactgtgttcttggggactttcaatgctgcagaaatgttttggtaccattccccagatctgtgcctcgacacaatcctgtctctgagctctatggacaattccttcaacctcatggcttggtttttgctctgacatgcactgtcaactgtgtgcctttccaaatcatgtccactcaattgaatttaccacagctggactccaagttgtagaaacatcaaggctaatcaatggaaacaggatgcacctgagcttaatttcaagtctcatagcaaaggttctgaatacttatgtaaataaggtattgttttttatttttaatacatttgccaaaattctaaacctgtttttgttttgtcattatggggtattgtgtgtagattaatgagaatttttatttttatttaatacattttagaataaggctgtaatgtaacaaaatgtggaaaagtgaagtggtcataatactttccgaatgcactgtatatttgacATGGTAGGTTAAGGCTACAGATTGACTAATTTATTCTCCCTCCAGGAAATGGAGACTGACAAGAATGATGATgatgagaagaagaagaaaggtaAAAAACAGTGGTTTAAGTCATGGCCTTCATTTAGGAGTGGTAGTTGCCAGCTCAAGACCAACTATTTTAAAATAGGCTTCTAAAATAATTCCAAGTAGTGGGTATTTTTATTATTTGACATAAATGTATTTTATGTGGATGCAGGTGGTGGCTACTTAccagttggtggtggtgtttTTCTTTGGTCTCTTTTAGCTCCAAAATGTGGCTTCATCAAAGGGAATGAGAAGATTGTGAAGCTGCTTGACAGAGTCAAACCAGAGATCCTAGCACTGAGGGAGACAATCATTACAGTAAGAACTATACAGAGATCCTAGCACTGCGGACAACCGCCATTACAGTAAGAATTAGACAGACGTCCTTGCACTGAGACCATTACAGTAAGAATACAATAAAGCAACAGTGACCTCTTGTGGTCAAATGAGATGCAATGCTCTGATACAGGCTGGTGACGGTTTAAATTTACTGTAGCAGTCATTGGTGTTTATCTTCTTAGGTGTCCTGCTGGATTCAGCATCTCATCCCCAAAATAGAGGATGGGAATGACTTTGGCGTTGCAATCCAGGTAAATGGTCAACACACGTATGTTTAAGGTCAAGTGGTCGTTCATGAAAAACATTAAACTGGTACAGATGGAATTGTATTCTCCTGATGTTTCATTATAATCGACATTTCCATGTGTTACTTCCAGGAGAAAATCTTGGAAAGAATAGTTGCAGTGAAGACCAAAGTGGACGGCTTCCACACCAACATTAACAAGTACGATAGCTTTTCATACGTTCAAGTAACTTAGAGCCCTTGAGGTTATCATACGTTGATCCTACATTTCACAATAACTTTTGGTCTTTCAGGTACTTTTCAGAGAGGGGTGATGCAGTGTCTAAAGCCTCCAAGTTAACTCATGTGGTGAGAATTGGCATTTGTAGACACtacccaatttttttttattcaactgACCTGATGTCTGACACATGCCCTTCTTTTACTCATCCCCATatttcttctccttcttcctgttatcagaTGGACTACCGCTCTCTGGTCCATGAGAAGGATGAGGCTGTTTACTCTGACATCAGAGTCATCCTTCTGGACATCCGTGGCTTCTATGTGAGTGCCccttatgggctctggtcaaaagtagtgcactaaatagggaatagggtcccatttgggacagagccaaGATGCTACTGCCATATATGACTATAGTAGTGTATATACTGATACTACTAACACTAGTCTATCATTATTAATAACATCATTCATCTATAAGGGAAATGGGTCAAAGGGATGAATTAAAGTTTGTTGGATGTTTTAAGACCTCTAAAGTGAACTAATGTCAAGATGAGACTATGTCCCACAACTTGGTTTGTTTTAGGTCCAGCTATAAACCTCCAACCCCAAAGATAAGCTCCAGTGTACTGTAAAAGATGCAAGAGCACTTACTTCAATGTTTCTATCTGTGTTTGTGTGCTACAGGCGGAACTGTATGACATCATCAGCAAGAACCTGGAAAAAGTGACTAATCCGAAAGGAGAAGAAAAGCCCTCAATGTATTGAGATACGCATGAAGAGAAGGGGGGAGGAATGAAAAAATAGTCAGGCTCAACAAAGTGACATTTTTCAGGGGTATACTAAGATGGAATTTAAGGATTTTGGGGACTGGCCAGCCAGGCTATGTGACCACAGTTTGTAATAACTCGGGTGACATTGTACTACGCCATGCGATATTTTAAATGACAgaatttagctagctggctagtttgGCACATTTTCTACTAGCCTCAGGCTAGCAGACTTCTTTAATTTCCATCCTTGGGTATCCTACTATACCAATCAGTCCTGTTTGTACATCAGCAACAAAGCTGCTTGGCTTTGTCCAGATTAGTCTTTTTTTCATGCTAATAAACGCATCTTTAATGTTTAAAACTGAACCTAGAGACTTAATTTTTAAAACTTCCAGCTGACTTCTAGGGAAGACGCACCATAACGAACGTCGTCCCCGCAGTAGAACTGTGCCGATTTTTAACAAGTAAAATCATTGGGAAATGAACAGAAAATGACGGCCGACGTTTTGTGGTCAAAGGTGAAAGGACAGCCACCCGCTGGGCATGGCTGACATTTGTGTTGGTCTGTCTTGTCCTTTTATGAGCTACAAATGAACACACTGGGGGTTGTTTAATTCCAATGATTACTCGATTCATTTATAA
Proteins encoded in this window:
- the psme2 gene encoding proteasome activator complex subunit 2; amino-acid sequence: MSRSSVLKIKSANAVKVENFRQSLYQQAEDLFSNYIPLKITQLDNLLKEEDLSITDLSTLHAPLDIPIPDPPTPEDEEMETDKNDDDEKKKKAPKCGFIKGNEKIVKLLDRVKPEILALRETIITVSCWIQHLIPKIEDGNDFGVAIQEKILERIVAVKTKVDGFHTNINKYFSERGDAVSKASKLTHVMDYRSLVHEKDEAVYSDIRVILLDIRGFYAELYDIISKNLEKVTNPKGEEKPSMY